From one Dama dama isolate Ldn47 chromosome 4, ASM3311817v1, whole genome shotgun sequence genomic stretch:
- the UBE2M gene encoding NEDD8-conjugating enzyme Ubc12 isoform X2 has translation MIKLFSLKQQKKEEESAGGTKGSSKKASAAQLRIQKDINELNLPKTCDISFSDPDDLLNFKLVICPDEGFYKSGKFVFSFKVGQGYPHDPPKVKCETMVYHPNIDLEGNVCLNILRACGGCLLTSPYHDALCPQRGLEASPYDKLHNLWLAVSLLGAQP, from the exons atGATCAAGCTGTTCTCGCTGAAGCagcagaagaaggaggaggagtcgGCGGGCGGCACCAAGGGCAGCAGCAAGAAGGCGTCGGCGGCGCAGCTGCGGATCCAGAAGG ACATAAACGAGCTGAATCTGCCCAAGACGTGTGACATCAGTTTCTCAGATCCAGACGACCTCCTCAACTTCAAGCTGGTTATCTGTCCTGATGAG GGCTTCTACAAGAGCGGGAAGTTTGTGTTCAGTTTTAAG GTGGGCCAGGGTTACCCGCATGACCCCCCCAAGGTGAAGTGTGAGACGATGGTTTATCACCCCAACATTGACCTCGAGGGCAACGTCTGCCTCAACATCCTCAG GGCCTGTGGTGGCTGCCTGCTCACCAGCCCCTATCATGATGCTCTCTGCCCACAGAGAGGACTGGAAGCCAGTCCTTACGATAAACTCCATAATTTATGGCTTGCAGTATCTCTTCTTG GAGCCCAACCCTGA
- the TRIM28 gene encoding transcription intermediary factor 1-beta isoform X1: MAASAAAAASAAAAAASGSPSSGEGSAGAEKRAAASSAAGSASASAAASASASSPAGGGGEALELLEHCGVCRERLRPEREPRLLPCLHSACSACLGPPAPAAANSSGDGGAAGDGSVVDCPVCKQQCFSKDIVENYFMRDCGGKAATDSQDANQCCTSCEDNAPATSYCVECSEPLCETCVEAHQRVKYTKDHTVRSTEKREEVSRRGSGGKGPAKSRDGERTVYCNVHKHEPLVLFCESCDTLTCRDCQLNAHKDHQYQFLEDAVRNQRKLLASLVKRLGDKHATLQKNTKEVRSSIRQVSDVQKRVQVDVKMAILQIMKELNKRGRVLVNDAQKVTEGQQERLERQHWTMTKIQKHQEHILRFASWALESDNNTALLLSKKLIYFQLHRALKMIVDPVEPHGEMKFQWDLNAWTKSAEAFGKIVAERPGTNSTGPAPMAPPRAPGPLSKQGSGSSQPMEVQEGYGFGSDDPYSSAEPHVSGVKRPRSGDGEVSGLMRKVPRVSLERLDLDLTADSQPPVFKVFPGSTTEDYNLIVIERGAAAAAAGQPGTAPSGVPGAPPLPGMAIVKEEETEAAIGAPPAATEGPETKPVLMALGEGPGAEGPRLASPSGSTSSGLEVVAPEGTSAPAGGPGSLDDSATICRVCQKPGDLVMCNQCEFCFHLDCHLPALQDVPGEEWSCSLCHVLPDLKEEDGSLNLDGGDSTGVVAKLSPANQQKCERVLLALFCHEPCRPLHQLATDSTFSLDQPGGTLDLTLIRARLQEKLSPPYSSPQEFAQDVGRMFKQFNKLTEDKADVQSIIGLQRFFETRMNEAFGDTKFSAVLVEPPPLSLPGAGLSAQDLSSGPGEGP; the protein is encoded by the exons ATGGCGGcttcggcggcggcggcggcctcggcggcggcggcggccgcctCCGGCAGCCCGAGCTCGGGTGAGGGCTCGGCGGGCGCCGAGAAGCGCGCCGCCGCCTCCTCGGCCGCGGGCTCAGCATCGGCCTCGGCGGCGGCGTCCGCCTCGGCGTCGTCACCCGCGGGGGGCGGCGGCGAGGCGCTGGAGCTATTGGAGCACTGCGGCGTGTGTCGGGAGCGCCTGCGGCCGGAGAGGGAACCGCGCCTGCTACCTTGCCTGCACTCGGCCTGCAGCGCCTGCCTCGGGCCCCCGGCGCCTGCAGCCGCCAACAGCTCGGGGGATGGAGGTGCAGCGGGCGACGGTTCTG TGGTGGACTGTCCAGTATGTAAGCAGCAATGTTTCTCCAAAGATATCGTGGAGAATTATTTCATGCGAGACTGTGGCGGTAAGGCCGCCACGGATTCCCAGGATGCGAATCAG TGCTGCACTAGCTGTGAGGATAATGCCCCAGCCACCAGTTATTGTGTGGAGTGCTCTGAGCCGCTCTGTGAGACCTGTGTGGAGGCGCACCAGCGGGTGAAGTACACCAAGGACCACACCGTGCGCTCCACTG agaagagagaagaggtcTCCAGGCGTGGCTCAGGAGGAAAAG GGCCAGCCAAGTCGAGGGACGGTGAGCGCACTGTGTATTGCAATGTGCACAAGCACGAGCCCCTTGTGCTGTTCTGCGAGAGCTGCGACACCCTCACCTGCCGGGATTGCCAGCTCAACGCCCACAAAGACCACCA GTACCAGTTCCTGGAGGATGCAGTGAGAAACCAGCGCAAGCTCCTGGCCTCGTTGGTGAAGCGCCTCGGGGACAAGCATGCAACACTGCAGAAGAACACCAAGGAGGTTCGCAGCTC GATCCGCCAGGTGTCTGACGTACAGAAGCGCGTGCAAGTGGACGTTAAGATGGCCATCCTGCAGATCATGAAGGAACTGAACAAGCGGGGCCGCGTGCTGGTCAACGATGCCCAG AAGGTAACTGAGGGGCAGCAGGAGCGCCTGGAACGGCAGCACTGGACCATGACCAAGATCCAGAAGCACCAGGAACACATCTTGCGCTTTGCCTCGTGGGCTCTGGAGAGTGACAACAACACTGCTTTGTTGCTCTCCAAGAAGCTG ATCTACTTCCAGCTGCACCGGGCCCTTAAGATGATTGTGGACCCCGTGGAGCCCCATGGCGAGATGAAATTTCAGTGGGACCTCAATGCCTGGACCAAGAGTGCAGAGGCCTTTG GCAAGATTGTGGCCGAGCGTCCTGGCACCAACTCCACAGGCCCGGCACCCATGGCCCCTCCTCGGGCTCCGGGGCCTTTGAGCAAGCAGGGATCTGGCAGCAGCCAG CCTATGGAGGTGCAGGAAGGCTACGGCTTCGGATCGG ATGACCCTTACTCAAGTGCTGAGCCCCATGTGTCGGGGGTGAAGCG GCCCCGCTCAGGTGACGGCGAGGTGAGTGGCCTCATGCGCAAGGTGCCACGGGTGAGCCTCGAACGCCTGGACTTGGATCTCACGGCTGACAGCCAGCCACCAGTCTTCAAGGTCTTCCCAGGCAGCACCACTGAAGATTACAACCTCATCGTCATTGAGCGAGgtgctgctgccgccgctgctgGCCAGCCTGGGACTGCGCCCTCAGGGGTCCCTGGGGCCCCTCCCCTGCCGGGAATGGCCATTGTCAAG GAGGAAGAAACAGAGGCTGCCATTGGAGCTCCGCCTGCTGCCACCGAGGGCCCAGAGACCAAGCCTGTGTTGATGGCCCTGGGGGAGGGCCCTGGTGCAGAGGGTCCCCGCCTGGCTTCACCCAGTGGCAGCACCAGCTCAGGTCTGGAGGTGGTGGCTCCAGAGGGCACCTCAGCCCCAGCTGGTGGCCCAGGTTCCCTGGATGACAGTGCCACCATCTGCCGTGTCTGCCAGAAGCCAGGTGACCTGGTCATGTGCAACCAGTGCGAGTTCTGCTTCCACCTGGACTGCCACCTGCCTGCCCTGCAGGATGTGCCAGG GGAGGAGTGGAGCTGCTCTCTCTGCCATGTGCTGCCCGACCTGAAGGAGGAGGATGGCAGCCTGAACCTGGATGGGGGGGATAGTACCGGAGTGGTGGCCAAGCTCTCACCAGCCAACCAGCAG AAGTGTGAGCGTGTTCTGCTGGCCCTCTTTTGCCATGAGCCCTGCCGGCCTCTGCACCAGCTGGCTACTGACTCCACCTTCTCCCTG GATCAGCCTGGGGGCACCCTGGACTTAACCCTTATCCGAGCCCGCCTCCAGGAGAAGCTGTCACCCCCCTACAGCTCCCCCCAGGAGTTTGCCCAGGATGTGGGCCGCATGTTCAAGCAGTTCAACAAGCTGACTGAG GACAAGGCCGACGTGCAGTCCATCATTGGCCTGCAGCGCTTCTTTGAGACTCGCATGAATGAGGCCTTCGGGGACACCAAGTTCTCTGCTGTGCTAGTGGAGCCCCCGCCGCTGAGCCTGCCTGGTGCTGGCCTGAGTGCCCAGGACCTGTCCAGTGGCCCTGGTGAGGGCCCCTGA
- the TRIM28 gene encoding transcription intermediary factor 1-beta isoform X2: MAASAAAAASAAAAAASGSPSSGEGSAGAEKRAAASSAAGSASASAAASASASSPAGGGGEALELLEHCGVCRERLRPEREPRLLPCLHSACSACLGPPAPAAANSSGDGGAAGDGSVVDCPVCKQQCFSKDIVENYFMRDCGGKAATDSQDANQCCTSCEDNAPATSYCVECSEPLCETCVEAHQRVKYTKDHTVRSTGPAKSRDGERTVYCNVHKHEPLVLFCESCDTLTCRDCQLNAHKDHQYQFLEDAVRNQRKLLASLVKRLGDKHATLQKNTKEVRSSIRQVSDVQKRVQVDVKMAILQIMKELNKRGRVLVNDAQKVTEGQQERLERQHWTMTKIQKHQEHILRFASWALESDNNTALLLSKKLIYFQLHRALKMIVDPVEPHGEMKFQWDLNAWTKSAEAFGKIVAERPGTNSTGPAPMAPPRAPGPLSKQGSGSSQPMEVQEGYGFGSDDPYSSAEPHVSGVKRPRSGDGEVSGLMRKVPRVSLERLDLDLTADSQPPVFKVFPGSTTEDYNLIVIERGAAAAAAGQPGTAPSGVPGAPPLPGMAIVKEEETEAAIGAPPAATEGPETKPVLMALGEGPGAEGPRLASPSGSTSSGLEVVAPEGTSAPAGGPGSLDDSATICRVCQKPGDLVMCNQCEFCFHLDCHLPALQDVPGEEWSCSLCHVLPDLKEEDGSLNLDGGDSTGVVAKLSPANQQKCERVLLALFCHEPCRPLHQLATDSTFSLDQPGGTLDLTLIRARLQEKLSPPYSSPQEFAQDVGRMFKQFNKLTEDKADVQSIIGLQRFFETRMNEAFGDTKFSAVLVEPPPLSLPGAGLSAQDLSSGPGEGP, from the exons ATGGCGGcttcggcggcggcggcggcctcggcggcggcggcggccgcctCCGGCAGCCCGAGCTCGGGTGAGGGCTCGGCGGGCGCCGAGAAGCGCGCCGCCGCCTCCTCGGCCGCGGGCTCAGCATCGGCCTCGGCGGCGGCGTCCGCCTCGGCGTCGTCACCCGCGGGGGGCGGCGGCGAGGCGCTGGAGCTATTGGAGCACTGCGGCGTGTGTCGGGAGCGCCTGCGGCCGGAGAGGGAACCGCGCCTGCTACCTTGCCTGCACTCGGCCTGCAGCGCCTGCCTCGGGCCCCCGGCGCCTGCAGCCGCCAACAGCTCGGGGGATGGAGGTGCAGCGGGCGACGGTTCTG TGGTGGACTGTCCAGTATGTAAGCAGCAATGTTTCTCCAAAGATATCGTGGAGAATTATTTCATGCGAGACTGTGGCGGTAAGGCCGCCACGGATTCCCAGGATGCGAATCAG TGCTGCACTAGCTGTGAGGATAATGCCCCAGCCACCAGTTATTGTGTGGAGTGCTCTGAGCCGCTCTGTGAGACCTGTGTGGAGGCGCACCAGCGGGTGAAGTACACCAAGGACCACACCGTGCGCTCCACTG GGCCAGCCAAGTCGAGGGACGGTGAGCGCACTGTGTATTGCAATGTGCACAAGCACGAGCCCCTTGTGCTGTTCTGCGAGAGCTGCGACACCCTCACCTGCCGGGATTGCCAGCTCAACGCCCACAAAGACCACCA GTACCAGTTCCTGGAGGATGCAGTGAGAAACCAGCGCAAGCTCCTGGCCTCGTTGGTGAAGCGCCTCGGGGACAAGCATGCAACACTGCAGAAGAACACCAAGGAGGTTCGCAGCTC GATCCGCCAGGTGTCTGACGTACAGAAGCGCGTGCAAGTGGACGTTAAGATGGCCATCCTGCAGATCATGAAGGAACTGAACAAGCGGGGCCGCGTGCTGGTCAACGATGCCCAG AAGGTAACTGAGGGGCAGCAGGAGCGCCTGGAACGGCAGCACTGGACCATGACCAAGATCCAGAAGCACCAGGAACACATCTTGCGCTTTGCCTCGTGGGCTCTGGAGAGTGACAACAACACTGCTTTGTTGCTCTCCAAGAAGCTG ATCTACTTCCAGCTGCACCGGGCCCTTAAGATGATTGTGGACCCCGTGGAGCCCCATGGCGAGATGAAATTTCAGTGGGACCTCAATGCCTGGACCAAGAGTGCAGAGGCCTTTG GCAAGATTGTGGCCGAGCGTCCTGGCACCAACTCCACAGGCCCGGCACCCATGGCCCCTCCTCGGGCTCCGGGGCCTTTGAGCAAGCAGGGATCTGGCAGCAGCCAG CCTATGGAGGTGCAGGAAGGCTACGGCTTCGGATCGG ATGACCCTTACTCAAGTGCTGAGCCCCATGTGTCGGGGGTGAAGCG GCCCCGCTCAGGTGACGGCGAGGTGAGTGGCCTCATGCGCAAGGTGCCACGGGTGAGCCTCGAACGCCTGGACTTGGATCTCACGGCTGACAGCCAGCCACCAGTCTTCAAGGTCTTCCCAGGCAGCACCACTGAAGATTACAACCTCATCGTCATTGAGCGAGgtgctgctgccgccgctgctgGCCAGCCTGGGACTGCGCCCTCAGGGGTCCCTGGGGCCCCTCCCCTGCCGGGAATGGCCATTGTCAAG GAGGAAGAAACAGAGGCTGCCATTGGAGCTCCGCCTGCTGCCACCGAGGGCCCAGAGACCAAGCCTGTGTTGATGGCCCTGGGGGAGGGCCCTGGTGCAGAGGGTCCCCGCCTGGCTTCACCCAGTGGCAGCACCAGCTCAGGTCTGGAGGTGGTGGCTCCAGAGGGCACCTCAGCCCCAGCTGGTGGCCCAGGTTCCCTGGATGACAGTGCCACCATCTGCCGTGTCTGCCAGAAGCCAGGTGACCTGGTCATGTGCAACCAGTGCGAGTTCTGCTTCCACCTGGACTGCCACCTGCCTGCCCTGCAGGATGTGCCAGG GGAGGAGTGGAGCTGCTCTCTCTGCCATGTGCTGCCCGACCTGAAGGAGGAGGATGGCAGCCTGAACCTGGATGGGGGGGATAGTACCGGAGTGGTGGCCAAGCTCTCACCAGCCAACCAGCAG AAGTGTGAGCGTGTTCTGCTGGCCCTCTTTTGCCATGAGCCCTGCCGGCCTCTGCACCAGCTGGCTACTGACTCCACCTTCTCCCTG GATCAGCCTGGGGGCACCCTGGACTTAACCCTTATCCGAGCCCGCCTCCAGGAGAAGCTGTCACCCCCCTACAGCTCCCCCCAGGAGTTTGCCCAGGATGTGGGCCGCATGTTCAAGCAGTTCAACAAGCTGACTGAG GACAAGGCCGACGTGCAGTCCATCATTGGCCTGCAGCGCTTCTTTGAGACTCGCATGAATGAGGCCTTCGGGGACACCAAGTTCTCTGCTGTGCTAGTGGAGCCCCCGCCGCTGAGCCTGCCTGGTGCTGGCCTGAGTGCCCAGGACCTGTCCAGTGGCCCTGGTGAGGGCCCCTGA
- the UBE2M gene encoding NEDD8-conjugating enzyme Ubc12 isoform X1 yields the protein MIKLFSLKQQKKEEESAGGTKGSSKKASAAQLRIQKDINELNLPKTCDISFSDPDDLLNFKLVICPDEGFYKSGKFVFSFKVGQGYPHDPPKVKCETMVYHPNIDLEGNVCLNILREDWKPVLTINSIIYGLQYLFLEPNPEDPLNKEAAEVLQNNRRLFEQNVQRSMRGGYIGSTYFERCLK from the exons atGATCAAGCTGTTCTCGCTGAAGCagcagaagaaggaggaggagtcgGCGGGCGGCACCAAGGGCAGCAGCAAGAAGGCGTCGGCGGCGCAGCTGCGGATCCAGAAGG ACATAAACGAGCTGAATCTGCCCAAGACGTGTGACATCAGTTTCTCAGATCCAGACGACCTCCTCAACTTCAAGCTGGTTATCTGTCCTGATGAG GGCTTCTACAAGAGCGGGAAGTTTGTGTTCAGTTTTAAG GTGGGCCAGGGTTACCCGCATGACCCCCCCAAGGTGAAGTGTGAGACGATGGTTTATCACCCCAACATTGACCTCGAGGGCAACGTCTGCCTCAACATCCTCAG AGAGGACTGGAAGCCAGTCCTTACGATAAACTCCATAATTTATGGCTTGCAGTATCTCTTCTTG GAGCCCAACCCTGAAGACCCACTGAACAAGGAAGCCGCCGAGGTCCTGCAGAATAACCGGAGGCTGTTTGAGCAGAATGTGCAGCGCTCCATGCGGGGTGGCTATATCGGCTCCACCTACTTCGAGCGCTGCCTGAAATAG
- the CHMP2A gene encoding charged multivesicular body protein 2a, which produces MDLLFGRRKTPEELLRQNQRALNRAMRELDRERQKLETQEKKIIADIKKMAKQGQMDAVRIMAKDLVRTRRYVRKFVLMRANIQAVSLKIQTLKSNNSMAQAMKGVTKAMGTMNRQLKLPQIQKIMMEFERQAEIMDMKEEMMNDAIDDAMGDEDDEEESDAVVAQVLDELGLSLTDELSNLPSTGGSLSVAASGKKAEAAASALVDADADLEERLKNLRRD; this is translated from the exons ATGGACCTGTTGTTTGGGCGGCGCAAGACGCCAGAGGAGCTGCTGCGGCAGAACCAGCGCGCCCTGAACCGGGCCATGCGAGAGCTGGACCGTGAGCGACAGAAGCTCGAGACCCAGGAGAAGAAAATCATCGCAGACATCAAGAAAATGGCCAAGCAGGGCCAGATG GACGCGGTCCGGATCATGGCGAAAGACCTGGTGCGTACCAGGCGGTACGTCCGAAAGTTTGTGTTGATGCGGGCCAACATCCAGGCTGTGTCCCTCAAGATCCAGACGCTCAAGTCTAACAACTCAATGGCACAAGCCATGAAGGGCGTCACCAAAGCCATGGGCACCATGAACAGACAG CTGAAGTTGCCCCAGATCCAGAAGATCATGATGGAGTTTGAACGGCAGGCAGAGATCATGGACATGAAGGAGGAGATGATGAACGACGCCATCGATGACGCCATGGGGGATGAGGATGACGAAGAAGAGAG TGATGCTGTTGTAGCCCAGGTCCTGGATGAACTGGGGTTGAGCCTGACAGATGAGCTGTCAA ACCTCCCTTCCACTGGAGGCTCCCTCAGTGTGGCTGCCAGTGGAAAGAAAGCAGAGGCTGCAGCCTCTGCCCTGGTGGATGCAGACGCAGACCTGGAGGAGAGGCTCAAGAACCTTCGAAGGGACTGA